The DNA region GGCGTTACAAGACTGTAATTCTCAAAGCCCTAATCTTCTGCGCTCTATCATGCTTTTTCGGAATGCTTTCATTGTATATTTTCAACTGCATAGCTTCATTAAATATTCTAAACGCTGGCATCTTTATCAAAGAAAAATCAAGCTTTCTAATTCCATTGATAATTCTGGGGTTTATTTTAGCGAGTAACTTCAAAAGAAATACAAAATTAAGTAAAAAGCATTAGAATGCACTAGGTATGATAGATGGTTTAACGATATGCGATCAAAGTCAGGAATAAAATACTTTTCTTTATTATCATTAATTACAATAATGAGCCTTATACAATTTCTGGACTTATATCGTATATTCGATGAACCTAACGATGCTCTAGCGCATGAGGTGATGAACAAAGAGAGCTACATTTCTGATAAAAAAGTAGAGTTCTTGCTATGGAGAGGCGCAGATCCGTCAGCACCGAATACTGCATTAAATCTAAAGGAAGAAAACCCTTATAACTTCATACTAATGGCCGCAATACTGAACAATAGAGAAAAAATTATTCCACTTTTGCACGGCAACTATACATCAGAGCAAAAAAAGGCTGCCTTAGAATACGCTTCTCAGATAGAAAACAATCAAAGTAAGTTGAAATATAATATTGAGTCATTATTTAACTAATAACTTGATTACCTAGAGACGAGATAACCTTAAGAGGTTAAAATTGATTAAACAATCAAAAACATCTTATTTAGTCGTAACTTCTTTTCTAGTTTTATCACTAGTTGTTGTGTAAACCTCCCCTAAAATAGTGGCATCTACATTTGGAGTTCTTCAGGGTAAACTAAACCCATAGGGAGAACTAGAAATGAAAAAATCACGCTACTCAGAAAGTCAGATCGTTAAGATCTTGAAGGAAGTCGAAAATGGCCGTTTGGTTAAAGAGGTGTGTAGGGAGTACGGGATAGCCGATGCGACCTATTACAACTGGAAATCAAAATATGGCGGAATGGAAGCTTCAGATGTTAAGCGGTTGAAGGAGCTAGAGGAAGAGAACCGTCGATTAAAGGCCATGTTTGCCGATCTCAGCCTTGAGCATAAGATCCTAAAGGACATCGTAGAAAAAAAGCTATAAAGCCAGCGATAAGGCGAGAACTTGTTGACTATGCGAGAACTCAGCATGGCGCAAGTTTGAGAATGGCCTGTCGCGCAGTTGGCATCAGTGATTCTACATATCGTTACAAGCCGGACCCGCATCGTGATGATGATGTCATCACGAAGCTACAAGAGGCAGCAGAGCGTTATCCTGCTTACGGTTTTAGTAAGTTATTTAAAATACTACGACGCTGGGGTCACCGATGGAATCACAAGCGTATCTATCGAGTTTATTGCATGCTGAACTTAAACAAACGGCGCAGAGGCAAAAGACGGCTGCCAACGCGAAGCCCAGAGCCACTTGCTATCCCTAGCTCAGCCAATCACTGTTGGTCGATGGACTTTATGAGTGACAGTTTATTCTGTGGTCGCCGCTTTCGAACGTTTAATTTGGTCGATGACTTTAATCGCGAGGCGCTCGCTATAGAAATAGATTTAAGCTTGCCAGCACCTCGTGTTATTCGCGTTCTGGAGCGAGTGATAGCATGGCGAGGTCAGCCAAGAAAGTTGCGAATGGATAATGGGCCAGAGTTTATTTCAACCGCACTAGCCGATTGGGCAGAAGAGCAGCAGATACAGCTGGAGTTTATAAAACCTGGGACGCCAACACAGAATTCATATGTAGAAAGATTTAATCGAACTTATCGAGATGAAATTTTAAATATGTATGTATTTAAAACACTCCAAGAGGTTCGGAAGATTACTGAGGATTGGATACGAGAGTACAACGAAGAAAGGCCGCACGACTCCCTGAATGATTTAACACCATGGGAGCATCTAGCCAGATTCAACAAGCCTGAAAACTCTAATTTAGAGTGCCACTAAAACAGGGAGGTTTACACGTTCATTATTGTAGTAAACTATCCATTCGTCCAGATCCTTTTGAAGCTCATCCAGTGAACTGTATAATTTCTTCCGAAATGTAACCTGGTAGAACTCGTTCAATATCGTTTTATGGAATCGTTCGCAGATACCATTGGTTTGCGGTGACATTGCTTTAGTCTTTGTATGCTCGATGTCATTGATTGCTAAATACAGCTGATAGTCGTGATGTTCAACTTTTCCACAATACTCAGTGCCGCGATCCGTTAATACTCGCAACATGGGTAACTCATGTTGCTGGAAGTAAGGTAGCACTTTGTCATTAAGTATGTCGGCTGCGGTAATAGGTGTTTTTGTGGTGTAGAGTTTGGCAAAGGCAACTTTGCTGTAAGTGTCGATGAAGGTTTGTTGGTAAATTCGTCCAACGCCCTTTAGGTTACCGACATAAAAGGTATCTTGTGAGCCTAAGTAGCCAGGGTGAGCTGTTTCAATCTCACCACAGGCTTCATCATCATTTTTCTTCTTCTCAAGTGCAGCTATTTGGCTATCGGTCAGTATGATGCCCTCTTTAGCAACCTTATCTTCCAGTGCCTTCAAGCGCTTCTTAAAGTTTTCTAGGTCATGCCTGAGCCATATCGACCGGACACCGCTCCCTGATACAAAGACTCCTTTCTTTCGCAACTCGTTACTGGTTCGGTGTTGGCCGTGTGCCGGAAACTCAATGGCATAATTGATAACCGCTGTTTCTGTGGCTTCATCAACGCGATTTTTAACATTTGGGTTGCGACGGCTCTTGCTGATAAGGGCATCGATACCGCCTTCTTCGACCAGTTCTTGATAGCGATAAAATGTATCTCGTGATACGCCCATTACCTTACAGGCTTTCGATACGTTCCCGAGTTCTTCTGCTAAGTTAAGTAAACCAGCTTTGTGTTTTATGATTGGGTTGTTAGTATGTAGCATGAGAGTTACCTCTATAACGTTCTGATTTAAAGATTCGACACCTTTAATCAAAACGGGTAACTCTCACTTTTTCAAGTTGATGTGTCAGATTAAGTCGAGACTAATTCATTTTAGTGGATAATACAAATGCCTAATCACCGTTCTAAGAAAATCATCTTTCTATGAAAATCTTCTTTCTAAGAAAATCATCGCGCCCAATGGTCTGATTAGAATTGACGGTTTTGGCGTGGCACTCAATATTCAGTTTAATTGTTTGGTCACGCGTCGGTAATCCGACCTTAGTTCACAAAAAAATCTCGATAGATGTGTCAGTACCAATCTTCGTTTGGATTATCTTCTTTGTACTTCCTTGAAATCTCTTTCGCTTCTGGGTGATCATTGTGTGCTAATTGGCTATACGCCCAAAAACGAACCTCACGATGTGAACTTGATAATTCAGCTTCTAAAATTGGAATGACTTCTTTCGTTGAACAATCCCCTAGGAGCTCAATATATTTACCACGCATCGATGGTTCAGCTTCCGCTTGCATCAAAGCCACGAGCTCTGCAAGATATCTATCAACATTACCTAATAAACTAAAATAACCATCTTCATAGGTCATAGCGTCTTTACTTTTCAACAATTCAACTACTTCAGCAAATTCTTGGGCATTCATATCGATTATTTAATTATTAATTGAATGTTTTCAGTGCTAAACAGCTTGATCAATTAAGCACTAAAACTTTGTAATATACCTCACCTTTTCTTGGAATGTTTTTTAGTTCAAATCCAGCTTTAACTAAATACGCTCGAAGCTTTAAGTTAGGCTCTGCACAATTTACAGCATAAACAATACACTCGATTTCCGAAATTGCCTTAATCCTCGCGATGTGCTTAGACAGCCGAGTGATAGTAGGAAGAACACCTTCTCCACCACCGTCTATCTGTGCTAATTCAACAACGAGTCGATTTTCACTTGATACCGAAAACTGACCTAAAACTTGAGCAGTCCCAATGCTTAATACGATTGGATCATCAATCAGAACTAGCTCATCGAAATACTCGATAGGCCACTCTAGAATCTCAGCTACGCTAAGTCCTTCAACCTTTATTCTACCCATTATTTACTTTCTTAATATCTGAAGTGATGATGTGCTCGTAAACTCATTCTTGAGACAAGAAGCCGCTAAAGCAGACGGCGTCAGCTTTTCGTTAATCATAATCTTCTCCCCAATCTAATACAAATGAGTCTTTCTCCCAAACAACACTAGCAAGATCGCCACACTCCATACACATCGCCCAGGATAGCGAGTTATCCCGAACCATAAAAACCGAGAAGCCGGGTTTATCGTATTCAACGCCGATTGAGTGGAGCAATGCTCCAGATTTAGTCGTTGCGAAGAGCATCTTGAAATACTTGCCTTGCTTCGATTTAGCCACTCCTGTACGCCAAATTTCAATGACGCCATCGCTATTAAAGTCACCCTCAGCGACCAACCGTAGATTATTCCTTTCAATTTCATCGCATTGCTCTTTCAAAAATGAAGAAGGTTGCTCACAGCTAAAAACTAAAATCTTATCGAACTCTGGATTAAGGTCTTCGGCCCCAATATTCTGAAACTGCTTAGACTCTGGCTCTTTTTGATAGGTAACCCACCAAGCATAGTTAAAGGCGTAAACATGGGTCGCTACTGACATTAAAGCAAAGACTATTAATAGGGAGATCTTCATACGAGCTTTTAAACCTTACTTTATTTCTAAATTTAACGACTATTAAAGGGCAACACTCAGTGTATTCAGCACTGAATGCTCCTGTTAAAAGTTAGCTTAGTTTCGCTACTCAACTTTCGCTGGTTGTTATCGTAACTTAGGTTCACACTAGCCACCAATACAAGCCCCATGATACGCCGAAGACTGTCACAAGCTGAAACCAAAGACTATAATTTCTATACAGCGCGATTCCACCAGTTAGTAACCCAATACCTATAGGTCCTAGCCAATAGCTCCCCCAAATCGCCCACCCTTCACAGTCAGGAGTGTTTTCTGGACAAGAAAATATGCCTGCCAAAGACCATAAGGCAACACTCAGTACGATTACTCCTGACATCAGAAGTATTGACGCAAATAGCTTTCTAATATTCATGTCATCTTTTTGCTCGCTAGCCACACAAGGCTAATTAAAAACACAAGACTAATCCATGAGCTTGCAAGTTCCTGGAGTCAATTCGAATGCAAGAATATCAGAGCTTATAGAAATTGACGATAGCATTGAATCAAATGTCCAGAACTGTATATGTACATCAGGTACATTACTAAATGTAATCTTAAGCATATCGTTCTCTGGCCATGTTATTTCGTCACTTTCAAGTTCCTCTGGCCACGACTCTACAATTGACATAAACACCTCTTTTGCTTCATCGTCTGATTCCATAGCAGTTTCTAGACTGGCTTCAATGCTATCCCACTCCGATTGTTGTTCAGGATTAAATTCTCCATCAGAACTTTGCATCAATGCTAGTTGTCTCGCTCTAACTCTAGAATACCGGGTGACATCTACTTCTTCACCTGACTCAGTTCTTAGTATAAATGCTTTAGACATTACACTTGTTCCATTTGAAGTGCTAAAAGCAAGGCCGGTATACATAGTTATATGTGAAATCGTTGCTCCCGAGAATTGACTCAGTAGCTCTAGAGCTAACGCTTTAACGTTCCCATTTCTTTTTGCTTCTTCAACTAATTTTTGCCTTTCTTTAGCTCTTATTTCCGCTAACTCTGCTTCCTTAATAATAATATCGTGAGCGTCAGAAATCATTTTCTCTAGCGGTTCAGGCTCTTCTCCTTGATAGGAAACAATTGCTCCAAATTCTTTCGCAAATGCACTGCTCACAATCATTACGCAGGCACAATCTTTAAGACTCCCACCCCAGCACATACTAATACAAAAGTTCTTGCCTTCAGTGATAGCCTTAAATACTTCGTCATCTTCAATAACGTCTTCTACCGACTCATAATAGATTTCAAACCCGACATCTTCTTCAGCATTTAGTATACAGGGCGAGAAACCTTCATCTTCAAATGGTGTGAATTCCGGATCTAGCTGTAGATCAAACCCTAATGCATCGATTGCCTTTTGAAGATGCTCCCGACTTGGAACCGACTCTTTATCTATGAATGCAAACTGTGTGTTTGACATCAATAATCTTCCTTATTTCTCTTTAATCGAACAACAAGCATTCTCGCACTCAGTTTTGAGTGTAGGCATATAAGCTGGGTTGACGAAAAACCGACGTGTTTTAGTTGTGTATTGAACACTCTATTCACTTGTTGGGTTACGCTGCACTAACCCAACCTACTTTAACTGGCATTAAAATTTATTTTTTCCACCACATAGTTACTAAATAAAATATACAGAGCTCTATTTGATTCAAGGAACGTAAACCATTCCAATGTCGACTTCATATTCTGAGTCGTTCTCAAAAACTTTAGCACTTAAAACCATGTCACTTCGCCCTTCGCTCATAGTCCAAAGATCTATCAAGACATCCCAGTGCTCTCCCATATAAATGCAAACCGAGCTTTGCCAAGTTTCTTCAGGTAATGGGATTAACTGCTCACCATACGCTTCGATATAATTTCTAATTTGGTCCTTAATACCATCAGATACAGGACGCACCGCATTAATCCGGTTTAATGATTGATATTCTCCACAGACCAATGAATTAACAATATCAATAAAAACTGATCTCCATTCCAATGGAATTGGGCCTTCTGATTCTTGATTTTTCATTATTGGTAACTCAATCATTTAAATTCAAAGCGCTCGCTCTATAGTTCAGGTAAAAGCTAGAACCGTAGGTTGGGTTAGTGCAGCGTAACCCAACATCGACTTACTCAAAAACATCTTCGACGATATTCATTGCCACTTCATGAACATATGAGCCTATCGGAGAGACTACTAACTCATCGGCGTCATCAGATTTCCGAAACGCTAAATACGCATAAGTAGGATCATCTAGTTCACCGGCTGTAGCGCTACCATCGAGAAGAGCGCCAATATTAAACACCAGTTTATCCGTAGCGTCATAAACAACATCCTCAGGTAATTCATGCTCTTCAAAAGCATTCTTTATGATGCCAGCTAGCTCTACAATGAATTCTTCTTGCTTCTTATCAAACAATTCCTGATTTTGTTCTATATTCATCACTTCCTCCTTTTGTCGTATTATTTGGATTAACTATTAGCTTAAAATGTTCGGCTAGTCGACATTTCCTTTAAGAAGACCAATAATTTGAATCGCTAAAACCCGGTTTTAACAATGTCATAGCTCAATCACTTAGACATTTTATTCTTTCATTTTCCTCGTACGCCATGATGAAAAAAGGGAGAACCCTCTCTATAAAACGAATAAGAGTTTGGCTAGATTTAATGCCTCTAAGGTTCTTTGCAACCTTAAGTTCCTCAGCGATTACTTTAGCTCTTTGACTATCAATGTAGGGAGCATTATAAAACTCCTCTCAGAGCCACTGTAAGTTTGGAAATCCCGCTTCATTAGAAACTATCGTAAAGAGATCCTCTTCACGATAGTGAATACTTTCCTTGTAACCTTTAAAGTACATATCAAAGGCCATATTGCTCCTTACATAAAATGTTTGAGTTCTGTGTTGGGTTACGCTGCGCTAACCCAACCTACGAGGGCAAACTACAGATCCTTCTTTGTTACTATGTCTTTACAATCTTTCATTAATTTAGCCTTTACCTTCCACCTATAAGAAGAGTCTCTCGCTGCCAACTCTTCTTTAAACGTGATTTTTTCGCCGTTAAGAATAACTGCTATGATTTCACTTTTTTGTACTGGGTGACCAGCCATTGCAGAAAGAAACTTCTTCATAGATGATAGCGAGTTCTTTTCGTTCCTAACAATCGCAATTTTTAGAACGTTAGATTTCCCTTGAAAAAGAACTTCATCTGCCTCGACAATTTGACTCTCTTGATAAATCAGCTGACCATCATCAATCGAAAACTCGCCCATTTCTTGAAAATCATCGCCATCTAACTTGACTGCTTCGTCAATATCACCATTCTCCTTTATAAGAAAAATATGATGAGTTTCATTATTCACTTCAAAGACAGATACAAAGAACAGATTGTCACAGGCAATCAAATTAGTTGCCGCGAAAAACCCCAATAATACAACACCAAGTTTTAGTGCTTTCATAGTCACTCTAAATTTATCAAGTCATAGAATGGGTTGATGAAGACGCCCCAATCTAAATAGGCTATTTGCTTTCTTCGGTATAGAAAACAGGCTCTGCATCCCACCCTTGCCAAAAGAAAGCTAACCGACTGCATTCGGGGCACTTAAAGAACTCTTTCATTTCTTTAAATAATTCTTCAGCATCAAATTTGCCGCTGTAGCGGTCATAATCAACATCAGATATAAAATTCCATTGGTGCTCACAAGGAATTCTTCCGACTGACACTCTACTTCCACATTTGCATAAATACGCTGGCATTTTAAGTTCCATTGATTTCTATAACAAGAAAGCACATCGATTAATTTAACTTGTTAACTTCGCCCTTACGACTAACGATAAAGTTAGTTCTACTATTTTTTAAGCGCGACTTTATTGATGGAGGCGCCAATAAACACCATTCAGGATCTTTCTCAAATTCACTGGGAGTTTCAGTGACTTTTAGATATTCATATTGAGCTTCGCGCAGGCAAATACCATTGGCCCCGCCCTCATAGTCGGGATCTTCATTTTGAATTAAGTCGTCTTCCCAGCCACAATTACAACAAATACCATATGTGCCATTTGCAGGTTCATCTAACGTTTTAAAACCACAACAAGGGCAAGTGTATTTCATAATACCTATCCAAAACCTTGGCTACTAATTAGAGCTTTTACCAAGCTAATCTATATACTGCCAACTATCCGCACCATCAAAGTCTCTAATACGAATATTGAGGGTACTTTCGATAGGAGCCATTCTGGTATTAACACCTATCTTCTTCGGAGTTACTTTTTCAGTCGTTTCGTAATGAGTAATGCAACCACACGAATGACAAAAAATAAAATTGATGTTTTTGTCACCCCAACTGTAGCTCTTTGAGCCCAAGGCTCCAATGTCTATTGTCAACTTCTCTGGCGTAAAATAAGACCACATGGCACCGTATCTATTGCAAATTGAACAATTGCAACGAGTAATCGTTTCAGGCTCTATTTCACTGGTAATGCTAATATTTCCACAATGACAGTTAAAATTCATTTCTTAGTGTCTCGATTGAAGTAAATTTTTGACTTTGCGAGTTGTGCTCACATAACCTATTGCTGCGACCAAAGTCTCTATGCGAGAGACAAAAACAATTTACAATGGTTATTCAACTTCCTTAATATTTACCCGATTCAATTCTTTAACTTTAGCGTTAACAATCTTAGCTTCAATCAACTCATCGCCACTCAAACCAAATATCCTATCTCCGATAAAGAAGGGCCTAGAGTTTCCATACCAGTCATAGCAAGAAAAATCACATTCATCATTATCAGGCACATTCCGCAACTCGTTTTTTAAAACACCTGATTTGGAAACGTCCCCTTGTTTATCTAAACCAAAGAAAAGAATATCTGATGCTAGATTGTCATTCCAATCAAAGACAAATTTATTTTCTTGCACATAGGCGTCTCCCTTGTTAAAACTAGTTATTCCAATATAGGTTATACCGTTTATCTCACGATGATTAAATGCATGACTTCTCGATTCCTCCTCTAAGATATCTTCAAACGTTTGTTTAGCAATAACATCTCCATTCTGCTCCAAGCTCAATATAGAAACATTATAGTTACCTTCTACATCTAACCCAGCAATAAACATAGAAGAACCCAGAGGCTCTATGCGATCGGCACTGTGCTCTAACGCAACGACTCTTTGAAATTGCCCATCAATTTTCTGAAGTATGATATCGAAATCTTCTTTTAGTGGATCAGCGCCTTTACTCCAAAATAAATTTGATGCGCTTCCAGTGACTAAAAAACCTCGATTGAAGCGATTGTTAACCTCGTCGTAGGTATGAGGTAATTCAGCTACCTTTTGAGCTTCATTCAAGCCATCTACAGTAAAATACGTAAAAGGCAACTTATATAAGCTACTGTGTAACCTACCACCTTGACTAACCTGATCGATCAAATTCATGTAAAGTGCGTCACCATTGCTATAGAATGAAAATTGATTTCTGGGCTCGCCAGGAACCTTAATCGCAGTGATATCTCCGTCTTGAAAGGGAACTTTAAAAACAAGCGCATTCAAATACTCTAAATACTTTAACTCTTCATCAAACATAAGATATAGCAAAGTAGATCTATCAAAAGCAATATCAAATAGAAGACTCTCATCCCATCCCTGAACCCAAAGATAGATTGAATCTTTATCAACATAAAATATTGCTTTATCAGAACCAACGACACTTTTCACATCACACGTAAAATTGTCCGAGAGAGGGTCGCAAGTCAACACACTATGTAACGTAGGATCCAAAATCGACTGCAACGGCTTAGTAATATCGTCAAAAGTAACTAGGTCTTTCCATCTCAAATCTTTTTCATCATTCCCTTCAACTCTCGCTTTTTTTGGAAAAGTATATTTGGCGCTTCCGTCATCGCTATACCTGTAACCGTAACTCGTAAGGGGAGTTGGCATGTAGGTAATGTATTTGCCATCATAGATTCTTGATGCATAATTTTCAGAAGAATAATAATCACTCGAACTAAAGAGATATCCATCTTGATAGCTCAAAATGCCCTTGTTAGATATTTCAAACCTAAGCACAATGGATGAGTCAAGATCATAACTAAATCCAAGGACCAATACTTTATTATCAGACACCAGCATCTCATCGTACCAAGATGAAAACTTCCAACCGGGTGGAGTCACATCTATCTGACTCGTCGGAATTAGCGCATTGTTATTATTATCTTTGATCGCTACACTGTATATCTTTCCACGACGCAAGATTAGCAGGTAATCTCCTTTCTGCTTAACGATATCACCTTCATCAACACCCGCTACTTGATTATTGGTTATTGATGTTCGAGGTCTAGCTAGTCGGCTTCCGGTAATTGTTATTTTTTTGCATTCCCCGCCGCATCTTCTTTCTCGTTCTATACGGTCTAATTCATCACGGTAGTCGCGGACCTTGTGAATACTTCGAATATATCGTTCAAACTCTCTTTCAGAGCCAAAGGTTTCAAGTTTTTGATAGGCGAGCTTATCAATATTTGGTTTTTCAAGTGGTTTTTGAACCGCACAACTACTCAGTATTATTGATATAAGTAAAAAGAAACTTAGATTCACCTGTTTCAATTTTTTCAAAATTTACTCGCTTAAAGTAATTATTATTCTTACAACCTAATATTTTAAATCGTAGGTTGTGTTGAAAGAACTATACTAACAACCACTCAAATTAGACGTCTACCTCGTATACTTCGTCGGATACACTCGGATGCCCAATCGACGCAGATATTTTTTTTATTCAAATACTCTTTTACTCAAATATCCTTTATTTAAGAATCCTTTAGTCAACAATCCTTTAGTCAACAATCCTAAAATCTACCCTAACTACTTCGTCATAACAACTCTTTACTCATCTTTACAATGCACAAGGTTACTTTACGCGCCGCTGCATATACTCATCTCATCGTAAATGTTCAACAGGTAAATAAGGAAAACCTATGAAACTTATCCATTCTTGTGCAGTCTTTTCGGTGTTTATGCTTACAGCTTGTGGAGGCTCAAGTTCTGAAGAGTCGTCGGAGAGCTCTTCGTCTAGCTATGATCTCACCGTCGCGTTCTCAAGCACCCCATTAGTAGAAACACAACTGCAATACGCTAAGTTTGCGTTCTCTGCGCCCGACGCACAAACGTATGAGTGTCGTCTCGATGCGAATGACTTCTCATACTGCGAGTCAGGATTGTTCTTAGTAGATTTGGGTCTTGGCAACCATCGATTTGAAGTACGAGCCATTGCGAGCAACGGCGAGATTGGCAGTGAAACAAGCTTCGACTGGAATGTAAACAGTCTATTCGATAGCAGCAACGACGACTTAATCGCAACCAATGTCATGCCAGAGACAGTTGCACCCAATAGTTGGCGCGGCATAATCCGCATCAACTGCGATTTTGCTCACAGCAGTTACAATGATCCTATTGTTTATCCAGACCAAGAAAATGCTGCGCATTTGCATCGGTTTTACGGCAACACTCTGGTTGATCACACCACCACAATGGAATCGCTTTACACAACGGGAGAATCAAGTTGCCAAGGTAATCAGCTCAATTTATCTTCATATTGGGTACCTGCGCTACTCGCCCCTTTGTACGACCCCATTACTGGTCAACGCGAACTCGATAATCAAGGAGAGCCCGCATGGCAAGTCGTTCCGGCCGTGGTAGGCAACGATGAAGAAGCCCACGAAATATTTTACTACTCTGCGGGTGTCGATGATTTAAATTCCATTCAACCCGTTCCGGCAGGGCTGCGAATGATAGCCGGCAACCACGCAACCATGCCTGGTGATTCCCAAGACACTTCGATTGTACGATGGCATTGTCAATCGTGGGAATCTGATGACGCCACTAACCCACAGTTCAGCGCAACCATCCCCGAGTGCTTAGCTCCCGATAGAGTGCGCATGGACATCTTCTTTCCAAGCTGCTGGAACGGCGAGGATCTCGACTCAGCCGATCACAAAAGTCATATGGCGTATCCCATTGAACACCCAACCACGGGAAGAATGGTTTGCCCCGATACCCATCCAGTCGCCATTGCACGACCAAGTTATCACTACGCCTTTGGCGTTAAGCCAGAAGTTTACGACCCAGTCACGCAAACGTCGAAAGGTTGGCGACTGGCCGCCGATATGTACGAAGTAACCGACACCAATCATGGAGGGTTATCCTTGCACGCAGATTGGTTTAACGGCTGGCACCCTGAAATCATGCAGCTCATTGTCGACTCGTGCATTAAACAAGCACTCGATTGCCACGATGGCAATTTAGCAAATGGTTATCGACTATCGGGAACTCGCCCCGGCACGCAAGTAGAGCCTGACATTATCAATCAGGGAAAGGGGTATTAATGATAATCAACTGATTAGAACTGGAATGAACAAACGTCAGTGATGAAATTTTTATTCAACTTCTAACATCGTTGGGTTACGCTACGCTAACCCAACCTACTCTAATACTGAAACAATGGAACTTCACAGAGAGCTCTTGCTCAGTTAACATTCAGATTAATGAGTAAGTCATTATTTTGGAATACTTTTGAAAAGGCTTTCGAATGATCCCAGATTCGTACTATTTTAAATCGTCACTGTTTAATGTTGAGCGCGGCGAAGACGAAGAAACGAATCTGGGTATTTACGGTAAGCAACTAGCTCGTTGGTTAAGAGATGGTCTAATCGCTTTGGGTTACGAGGTTGAGCCTATCATCGCTGAAGATTGGGGATGGTGTGTTATGTGCCAGCGAAAGCCTTTTTCGCTTTGGGTCGACTGTGGCAGCTTAGACGATCAACAAAGTCGGCAACCCTTTAGTAAAGATATAAATTTAGAAGCAGTGATTTGGCATTGTTTTGTCGAGTTAGAGATCCCTTTCTGGAGAAAATTTTTCAATAAACCAGATTCAACAGTCTTACTTGAAAAGCTAAAATTCGACTTACACCGTTTGTTAACCAACAATCATAATATTGAAATGCAAGTTAAAGAAGATGTAAAAACATGAAGAGTTCTCCAAAATTTTTAATCATGGCATTAACTTCATTCGTG from Pleionea litopenaei includes:
- a CDS encoding IS3 family transposase (programmed frameshift); its protein translation is MKKSRYSESQIVKILKEVENGRLVKEVCREYGIADATYYNWKSKYGGMEASDVKRLKELEEENRRLKAMFADLSLEHKILKDIVGKKAIKPAIRRELVDYARTQHGASLRMACRAVGISDSTYRYKPDPHRDDDVITKLQEAAERYPAYGFSKLFKILRRWGHRWNHKRIYRVYCMLNLNKRRRGKRRLPTRSPEPLAIPSSANHCWSMDFMSDSLFCGRRFRTFNLVDDFNREALAIEIDLSLPAPRVIRVLERVIAWRGQPRKLRMDNGPEFISTALADWAEEQQIQLEFIKPGTPTQNSYVERFNRTYRDEILNMYVFKTLQEVRKITEDWIREYNEERPHDSLNDLTPWEHLARFNKPENSNLECH
- a CDS encoding HEAT repeat domain-containing protein; amino-acid sequence: MNAQEFAEVVELLKSKDAMTYEDGYFSLLGNVDRYLAELVALMQAEAEPSMRGKYIELLGDCSTKEVIPILEAELSSSHREVRFWAYSQLAHNDHPEAKEISRKYKEDNPNEDWY
- a CDS encoding DUF7668 domain-containing protein, whose product is MKNQESEGPIPLEWRSVFIDIVNSLVCGEYQSLNRINAVRPVSDGIKDQIRNYIEAYGEQLIPLPEETWQSSVCIYMGEHWDVLIDLWTMSEGRSDMVLSAKVFENDSEYEVDIGMVYVP
- a CDS encoding CPCC family cysteine-rich protein; the protein is MKYTCPCCGFKTLDEPANGTYGICCNCGWEDDLIQNEDPDYEGGANGICLREAQYEYLKVTETPSEFEKDPEWCLLAPPSIKSRLKNSRTNFIVSRKGEVNKLN
- a CDS encoding GFA family protein, encoding MNFNCHCGNISITSEIEPETITRCNCSICNRYGAMWSYFTPEKLTIDIGALGSKSYSWGDKNINFIFCHSCGCITHYETTEKVTPKKIGVNTRMAPIESTLNIRIRDFDGADSWQYID
- a CDS encoding beta-propeller domain-containing protein; amino-acid sequence: MKKLKQVNLSFFLLISIILSSCAVQKPLEKPNIDKLAYQKLETFGSEREFERYIRSIHKVRDYRDELDRIERERRCGGECKKITITGSRLARPRTSITNNQVAGVDEGDIVKQKGDYLLILRRGKIYSVAIKDNNNNALIPTSQIDVTPPGWKFSSWYDEMLVSDNKVLVLGFSYDLDSSIVLRFEISNKGILSYQDGYLFSSSDYYSSENYASRIYDGKYITYMPTPLTSYGYRYSDDGSAKYTFPKKARVEGNDEKDLRWKDLVTFDDITKPLQSILDPTLHSVLTCDPLSDNFTCDVKSVVGSDKAIFYVDKDSIYLWVQGWDESLLFDIAFDRSTLLYLMFDEELKYLEYLNALVFKVPFQDGDITAIKVPGEPRNQFSFYSNGDALYMNLIDQVSQGGRLHSSLYKLPFTYFTVDGLNEAQKVAELPHTYDEVNNRFNRGFLVTGSASNLFWSKGADPLKEDFDIILQKIDGQFQRVVALEHSADRIEPLGSSMFIAGLDVEGNYNVSILSLEQNGDVIAKQTFEDILEEESRSHAFNHREINGITYIGITSFNKGDAYVQENKFVFDWNDNLASDILFFGLDKQGDVSKSGVLKNELRNVPDNDECDFSCYDWYGNSRPFFIGDRIFGLSGDELIEAKIVNAKVKELNRVNIKEVE
- a CDS encoding DUF1996 domain-containing protein; amino-acid sequence: MKLIHSCAVFSVFMLTACGGSSSEESSESSSSSYDLTVAFSSTPLVETQLQYAKFAFSAPDAQTYECRLDANDFSYCESGLFLVDLGLGNHRFEVRAIASNGEIGSETSFDWNVNSLFDSSNDDLIATNVMPETVAPNSWRGIIRINCDFAHSSYNDPIVYPDQENAAHLHRFYGNTLVDHTTTMESLYTTGESSCQGNQLNLSSYWVPALLAPLYDPITGQRELDNQGEPAWQVVPAVVGNDEEAHEIFYYSAGVDDLNSIQPVPAGLRMIAGNHATMPGDSQDTSIVRWHCQSWESDDATNPQFSATIPECLAPDRVRMDIFFPSCWNGEDLDSADHKSHMAYPIEHPTTGRMVCPDTHPVAIARPSYHYAFGVKPEVYDPVTQTSKGWRLAADMYEVTDTNHGGLSLHADWFNGWHPEIMQLIVDSCIKQALDCHDGNLANGYRLSGTRPGTQVEPDIINQGKGY